The genomic window GGAGTGTGGGCGGATCAATAACCGTATTCGTGTTTAATGCAACACAAGAGTTGGTAAATTAATCAGTCACATGGCGAGGTGCTCAGGAGTCAAAATATAAATCGCGATCGCACATGCCGaactatttgtatatttacattaaacatGCGGATGTTTTACGACTTTATCATTAGCACGATACATGTGATTCTTTAGTAGGAAACtgcttatatgtttatatgtgtatttatatcGGCAGGTTCTGTCAAACAATAAGCCTTTAATAAAGTCCTGCAATATACAATTGTTAAGATATACTACTCAAAATCAACGATATACAATTATTAAGATATACTACTCAAACTAAACATCCTTACTTATTGTTTAATGTAACACAATGCATCATTTACAACTTAATGTAGATGTACAACCTAATGTATctttttgtaaatttcattgaattctGAATCATTCTGCAACTGagattatatttattaaatttcatataGCTTAATTGgtataaaatataatgatttacccattaatattcaaatatataaagGATTTTAAGAAAACAGACGGAATTTTACTAGACCATTAACGCTTATTAGATACGATAATTCTCCACAAAACATCGCCTTTTTTAATTGGCAACGTAAAAACCTTTTTATCTTGAATATCACACGAGAAATGCAATTTTTGAATGTTGAAGATATATAGGTAATTTATAATGACTCAGGGGTAAACAATTGTCAATATCTCCTTAATCAGGATAATAAtaatgacaacaaaacaatgaaatatacttttcaattcatttattcaacttgGAGAGTTGATTTCCTGAAAACTGGACATATGTATTCCAAGTGAATATCGTAGATACTAAGAATATAAAATACAGAGATAAATGTTGTTCAATTTCCTTACCGGAGTTACTGTACTAAAATGATACTAAATACTAGGTTCCAGTCATCTTATGGGATAGAAAGGATATACTTTAAGAATAAAAGTAGCCCATCATTTCTCATTTGAGCTAAGTGACTATGTCAGTCAGATCTACCATACAGAATGTGAAGGACACTACATGTTATTACACATAGGCCGCTTACTTTGATCTTCACCGTATAAGGAAGTGGACCATTTTACAGTTAATCTGTATGCTATGCGGGAAGTATGTGTCTCTATTGTTAGTTCTCCActccatttctagatagttaCATGCATGTTTCCCAGAATAAATTCTTCTCTATGTCGCAACTTcctttatatacacatgtatatatagatttccAGATTGATGACGATATTTGGAAAAATGGcatattacatgtttacctgtgaaatatatgaaattattattgtatatgaGATTCTAAATCAAAGGTCTGTTGCAGGTGTGAAAATGGCCGCGAATAATCTTTCCATTGAGCAGATTGCAGATAGATTTTTGGTTTCTAAAGAGACGGGATTCCTAATTAATTGTTCACatgtatgtaagctgtacatTTTCATAATGAACTATAtatttctttcatatttttcatgttCTTTAAGACAAGTATTGCAGTTGTTATCAATTGCCTTGCTAATATGCggaatattcaatattttatcaaaaatgtcTTGCgtgttttaaatgaatttctatcaatattttaaaagataagGTTGGCATTACAAAACATCACCTATCCATTAAACATCCGAATCAACGCAATACCAAACGTTCTTCATTCATAGTTCGATTGCGGATTTTGGCCATTATAAATAGTTTTCATTTATAACGATCAaattacacaaacaaatataaGACAAACATTGATACCGAAACTTTTTGATAACGACAGGTAAAACTAGATAAATGCTGGGGTCCATTTGAGGAAGTTGCAGAACAACTGACTAAGAATGTGGAAAACAGGATAATACGACATAAGATTGAGAAGGTATGCCTTTAAATTTATAATTAGAATTAAACGTTGAATAAGAACATTTTCACCTTCAGAAATTTCCTAACTCAAATAGCTATCAGAACGGTTATCATTCCTACTGCTTCATAAATTTAGAGCATGTTAAGAACAGTATGTGTAGGGATAGCAGTTAGATTGTTAATGGTTATCGTCTTTACTGGGGCGTTTATTACTTAGTACATGTGTTATGTTTGAATAAATGCAAATTAAAAGGTTTGATGAAATTGGTACATGTTTACAGCTAAACGGCGACCATGACATCCCAGAAGACAAGTTTGAGCAACTTTGCCTGCACAAGATTTTGACATTCTTAACTTCTGGATACATTTGGCAGGACGGCGAAGAAACCGTACCGGAGGTTTGTAGGATGGATATCAAAACGGTTGTAACTGAAATTGATTATTTTGCTTCTTTACGTTTTGTTACAATAATGAAAGAAAAGATAGCTGAGCAAGCTATTGTCTACATCTAAAGTACTATAAGGATAGAGAaaagtgatatacatgtacttaaacaGCATGACATGTTCTTCTTTTATTAATGTTTTGACTTGCCCAACAAATTTTATTCGGAAGTTTCCATTTGACACTCATTCAAAATGTGTATTCATAGTAAGGCGATTTTGGTTCACACTTTTGGTGTATACATTTTCATATAGTATGCTATTTCATAACCACGCTAGCCTTTGTTGGTCATTTCATTCCAGAAACTTCCCAGATGTTTAGCGGTCCCGTTGACACGTGTATCCGATGCTCTTGGGATGAAGCCAATTTTAAGCTACCCTAGCATGATATTGGCCAACTGGCAGTTGCAAGATGCGAATGAGTAAATACCTTTTCAATGTGTGTCcagcatatatacatatgtatgtttttgaaaaacagaaaactTTTAAGTATTTTGCCATTAAACAATCAACAGTTTAACGCTTGACTGATTTGTAATCAGTGTCAGTGCACCCATTAAATAAATTATCTTCCATTGTATGGACAGTCGTAACACAAAACGGAAATTTTATTGATTCAATTGTTTCAATTGAGACAGTTTCCAATACTTTGTGACGTCATTAAGAAAGAGATACCTATCTAGAATGCCGTCATTTTAAGTGCCATACCAGTCTGATAAATAACTATTTTTCAAGAatgtttgtacatatattttattttgtgatgATCTTTCATTCGCTCCAACAATCTAACATGAATCGGATATTCTGGTAAAATCCTCTTATCATGATacacatgtttttgttttctttgttccAGACCATTTGACTTCCGGTGAGTGACCCTAGTAAACCCTTGTTACAGTTTCCATATTTGTCGTTATGTGTTTGATTGGGTATCAAAtattattaatttgttttaggGAACATTTACCTGATTATTTATTAATGTTTTCTAAAAACATCATTGAACAGAATTTTAACGAGTTAATTAAATTCACATATTgtgattattgataaaaaaacaacaaccttTATTAATAAAGTATTTAAGCAATAACGGTGAAAAATGAAAGACATTTTCGTCTTCTTTTAAAGTATTGATAACATATTGTTGTGATTGATCAACCTAAAGGTCTATACACCAACCTCTGCAGATAATCTAACTAACTTTTTTTATCATCGCAAAACCAGAAATCTAAATGCCATGTATCAGACCCCAGGAGGTAATGGTGCTGAGGCGTTCATCCTGATCCATGTCATCATAGAACAGAGGTTCGCACCAGCCATAGAGGTAACTCATCACACACGTGTACGGGATATACCATACCCGGACAGTTTATAGTCTATTTGGTTATACGcaatatatcagtatatcttAAAGTCGCAGATATTATGCATGCATTATACCTAGTGACAATGATATATTAATGTACAGCATCAGGCATACATGTTTTGTAGGGAAAACTGCTATGTTGATATGCAAATTACTGCATATCATGCAACTATTCTACCCCGAAACTATTGTTGCTATCTTCAGTGTATACTATATGGTGTTATAGTCGACGGCATGTCTCACATACTAGTATGTGGTACAGGGAATACTTTTTATCTTTTCCTAAATCCGTAAGGCTTTCCCATGTAAAAATAAGATAAGAAAATTCGATGTCcaatatttatgaaatttaagaGTGTTATTTTGCActatatcgtgtatgtattcCTCAACGTATACTTCTAGTTTATCCGACATgtgaattataaaatattagTATACCACTAGGATATCGCCAACGTGTTAATtgcaaaatacatgtatatgtcttttACCTGTAGGCTATAGTCGACGCAATGAAGTATTCATCAGAGGGTTGTGAGGATAATGTGAGATTGGCCAGAGCCTTGAACGTCATACCGGTTGTGATGGTGAAAATGATGAAAGCATTCAAGGAAATAAAAGGTAAATTTGTTTATCATATgaaaattctgaaataaatgaaataaacatataGCCAAGaatcaataggaaaacaactTAAAGAAATCGAAACagttatcttttaaaaaaaccaCGAAacaattacaatacatatatttgcACGGagacctacattgtatatagaaatGTGAAAATAAGACCACGTGTTTCGAAAAGTTCTTTTTCATCGAAGGCATCCGCAATGGAAGTCAGTGCCTAATACGGGCTAAGTCACATCCTTGAAATGAGAACAAGCATATTGGCAAAGACATAATTCTTGTCACGTGTATGTAAGATTTTGTCACACATTAACATTGCGACATGAGCTTTATCAGGCTGATGAATCTGTACCATCACTGATCTCTTTGCAGAGGGCGTTAACCCAGAGCAGTTTTATGATGAACTCCGGATTTTCTACACAGGGTAAGTACATATGTTTAATACCCATCATTTATTTTACTCTATATTATACGTGTATTTGACCAGGTCAGCATAGAAAATACTTTTGTAAGGTCAGTTTTTACAATACTTTAGTGaggtcagtatttacaatacttgggtcagattatttttacaatacttgggtcaggtcagtatttactatacttgggtcaggtcagtatttacaatacttgggtcaggtcagtatttacaatactTTAGTGaggtcagtatttacaatacttaggtcaggtcagtatttacaatacttgggtcaggtcagtatttacaatacttgggtcaggtcagtatttacaatactTTAGTGAGGTCAGTATTTTCAATACTTGGGTCAGGTCAGTATTTACTATACTTGGGTCAGGTCAGTATTAACAATACTTGGGTcaggtcagtatttacaatacttgggtcaggtcagtatttacaatactTGGGTCAGGTCAGTATTTACTATACTTGGGTTaggtcagtatttacaatacttgggtcaggtcagtatttcaatacttgggtcaggtcagtatttacaatgtttgggtcaggtcagtatttacaatactTGGGTCAGGTCAGTATTGACAATACATGGGTcagattatttttacaatacttgggtcaggtcagtatttactatacttgggtcaggtcagtatttacaatacttgggtcaggtcagtatttacaatacttgggtcaggtcagtatttacaatactTTAGTGAGGTCAGTATTTTCAATACTTGGGTCAGGTCAGTATTTACTATACTTGGGTCAGGTCAGTATTAACAATACTTGGGTcaggtcagtatttacaatacttgggttaggtcagtatttacaatgcttgggtcaggtcagtatttacaatactTGGGTCAGGTCAGTATTTATAATGCATGGGTcaggtcagtatttacaatactTGGGTCAGGTCAATATTTACAATACTTGGGTCAGGTCAGTATCAACAATACTTAGGTcaggtcagtatttacaatGCTTGGGTCAGGTCAGTATTGACAATACTTGGGTCAGGTCAGTATCAACAATACTTGGGTCTGGTCAGTATTTACAATGCTTGGGTcaggtcagtatttacaatactTGGGTCGGGTCAGTATTTACTATACTTGGGTcaggtcagtatttacaatacttgggtcaggtcagtatttacaatacttgggtcaggtcagtatttacaatactTGGGTCGggtcagtatttacaatactTGGGTCGGGTCAGTATTGACAATACTTGGGTCTggtcagtatttacaatactTTAGTGAGGTCAGTATTTTCAATACTTGGGTCAGGTCAGTATTTACTATACTTAAGTCAGGTCAGTATTAACAATACTTGGGTTaggtcagtatttacaatactTGGGTCAGGTCAGTATTGACAATACATGGGTcagattatttttacaatacttGGGTCAGGTCAGTATTTACTATACTTGGGTCAGGTCAGTATTAACAATACTTGGGTcaggtcagtatttacaatacttgggttaggtcagtatttacaatgcttgggtcaggtcagtatttacaatactTGGGTCAGGTCAGTATTTATAATGCATGGGTcaggtcagtatttacaatactTGGGTCAGGTCAATATTTACAATACTTGGGTCAGGTCAGTATCAACAATACTTAGGTcaggtcagtatttacaatGCTTGGGTCAGGTCAGTATTGACAATACTTGGGTCAGGTCAGTATCAACAATACTTGGGTcaggtcagtatttacaatacttgggtcaggtcagtatttacaatacttgggtcaggtcagtatttacaatactTGGGTCATGTTAGTATTAACAATACTTGGGTcaggtcagtatttacaatacttgggtcaggtcagtatttacaatactTGGGTCAGGTCAGTATTTTCAATACTTGGGTcaggtcagtatttacaatactTTAGTGaggtcagtatttacaatacttgggtcaggtcagtatttaaaatacttgggtcaggtcagtatttacaatactTTAGTGAGGTCAGTATTTTCAATACTTGGGTCAGGTC from Pecten maximus chromosome 1, xPecMax1.1, whole genome shotgun sequence includes these protein-coding regions:
- the LOC117329726 gene encoding indoleamine 2,3-dioxygenase 1-like isoform X1; this encodes MPKSRRKCGKPYPGRIENGPGVKMAANNLSIEQIADRFLVSKETGFLINCSHVKLDKCWGPFEEVAEQLTKNVENRIIRHKIEKLNGDHDIPEDKFEQLCLHKILTFLTSGYIWQDGEETVPEKLPRCLAVPLTRVSDALGMKPILSYPSMILANWQLQDANEPFDFRNLNAMYQTPGGNGAEAFILIHVIIEQRFAPAIEAIVDAMKYSSEGCEDNVRLARALNVIPVVMVKMMKAFKEIKEGVNPEQFYDELRIFYTGWGGGKEPLPRGLVYEGVDGDKRKSMKGGSAAQSTTLQILDAALGIRHEGAQKDFLDEVRDYMLREHREYCAYVWEHSNIRSYVERCSSKDVRNAYDRCIAAVRGFRGLHKDKVNDYIRKPSERKDRNKHVEGIKHTGTGSTPYLTFLNKVNEDTDKCKLPKKEHS
- the LOC117329726 gene encoding indoleamine 2,3-dioxygenase 1-like isoform X2: MAANNLSIEQIADRFLVSKETGFLINCSHVKLDKCWGPFEEVAEQLTKNVENRIIRHKIEKLNGDHDIPEDKFEQLCLHKILTFLTSGYIWQDGEETVPEKLPRCLAVPLTRVSDALGMKPILSYPSMILANWQLQDANEPFDFRNLNAMYQTPGGNGAEAFILIHVIIEQRFAPAIEAIVDAMKYSSEGCEDNVRLARALNVIPVVMVKMMKAFKEIKEGVNPEQFYDELRIFYTGWGGGKEPLPRGLVYEGVDGDKRKSMKGGSAAQSTTLQILDAALGIRHEGAQKDFLDEVRDYMLREHREYCAYVWEHSNIRSYVERCSSKDVRNAYDRCIAAVRGFRGLHKDKVNDYIRKPSERKDRNKHVEGIKHTGTGSTPYLTFLNKVNEDTDKCKLPKKEHS